The window TAAGTGAATAGTTTAAAATTGACTACTCTACTCCCTAGTGAACATTACAAAAATGCCAAAACTCATATTTGATCActtgatcatatatatttttttagtaaaatgtaaataaaaagaaattctAACGGTGGGTCTGGTATTTGGTGAAGAGAATGAGTATTATTTGGTTCCATTACATGTGCTTTTCTTCTTATCATGTTTGCTTGTATATATGTCATATgaattaaagtttttatttccAAATGTGTAAAAGAatataccttttttattgaAGAAAGTAATCCAAAAGAAAAGTAACagaaatagaaatgaaatgTTTTCCAAGTATCCATGGCATGTGCAATAgcattttgacttttgttgtaAAACCAAGCATacaatattttcttttcattctaGTACTTCTGGGTTTGTTGCAATTATTAGTATTTCCTCAAACGGGCCGGGTTAGACAGGTAAACATTGTATGGAGCAGCAAAACTGGCCGGGGAAGAGTAGACCCGTTAAGACCTTTTGGTGTCtgttttttcttgaatttcgTAACAGGCTAATTTATCAATTAGGATGACGATAATAACTATGATCGAAAATGACTGATTCTTCTGTGATGGTAAATTGGATAATTTTTGACTTAAGAAGTCAAACTGTACCGATTCTAATTTATGTAGCACTACCACGTACCAGTGGCATTAAGGACCAGTTTTTAAGGACTGTTGGCTAGGATTGTCGCCTCTACAGGTAGCCATGGGCCGGGTTAGCAAACGGGTAAAAGATGGTTTGGCAAAATAAATGAGTATCATGGTGGGCCGAAATAGATCTGTTTGGAACATTTGTCAATGATTCTTTTGTCCCTTTTTGTTAAATTTCATGTACTATGTGTATGCTCAACATACCAATGACTATCAAATGATATATGCACAACAAAATTTGTTTATACTCAACAAGTCAATTACGATACGTTTCACATAGTTGAATACTGTGTCGTATGTAATTTGTAGTTGTTGTATATGACTAAATATAGTTGTGTGCATATATCACTCTGTAATCAATCAAAATTATGATTGAACTTTTTAACAAACCGGTCACAGAACTAAGTACACATTTGACGACTTTTAGGGGGCTCCCGACCATGCATCCATTCTTCCTAAATTCTCACTCCCACATCATCGTCATATTATTTATTCCTCCCAAAATTTAGAAGAACACACCCCGTGACAACAATAACATgctcttttttcattttcaaacattttatatattaaccACAATTCATACAAACACTACATCACTTGGACCCCCTCCCTCCCGTTATCCTCGTTCTGTAGAGAACACGGCCTCCAAGACGTGTCGAGAACATACTCCGTGCCAATGGCAATCTCACATTCTCGTGAAAACAAGGTGAGAATGACTCCTGTCGGGACAACTTGAACAAAATATTATTACCATTTAATAATCTCTTATTATTCTGTCAAGAATAATATATCTAGATCTAATCTCAATTAGATCATTAAAATCAATTAACAATACtcacaaaaaatataatcaatCAGAACAATATCATCACCTGCTAATCAAGTGATGATCATCCAACTAATTATTGAATGTACTATTACAAAATTATGAATATcgaatatatatctatatctatttatcgAGAGAGAGCAGCAGAATATGTATAAggaaaaatgattgattgattatgaaattaggataatatttttctatttatactccaGCTCCATCTTCTCTCTTTTGACACATTTGGTCCCTTAACTTATACACCGACTTATCCTTCTGCTATCTGAACTTTTACAGCTTCAACCCTTCTCCATCTTAAATTGTCTTGTCAAGTCCTGCAATAATCTAATCATACAATAAGAACACTAAACTAATTTTAATGAATAAGATTATACTTTTATCATCTCCCTTAATCTTATTCCTAAACAGATCAACCATTCCAAGTTTTTcacaaaaaaagttataaaaatgtttGTTCAAACCTTTAGTGAGAATATCTGCAATTTGATTTGCAGATTCAATTTTTCTTGTTTGAACAACTCCTGCTAAAATTTTTTCCCTAACAAAATGCAAATCAATTTCTAAATGTTTGGTTCTTTCATGAAATACAGGATTTGCAGCCACTTTAAGTGCAGATTTGCTATCACAGAATATATCAACAGGAAGTATATTTGAAACTTGTAAATCCTGTAAAATTTTGATAACCCAAATAACTTCACAAGTAACTGCAGCTAAAGCTCTATATTCAGATTCTGTAGATGATATTGAAATTGTATTTTGTTTCTTACTTTTCCAAGAAATGAGAGAGTTAcaaaagaaaacacaatatcCAGTTACTGATCTCCTATTTACAACACACTTAGCCCAATCAGCATCAACATAAGCTTCTAGTTTGAGATCAGAAGCTTTAGAGATAAAGATACCCTTACCAGGATTATTCTTCAAATACCTCATAATCCTTAAAGCAAGCTTTAAATGAGAAACCAATGGTTTATGCATGAATTGACTCAAACACTGGACTGTATAAGATATATCAGGTCTAGTATGTGTCAAATAAATCAATCTGCCAATCAACCTTTGATATTCAGAAATATTTTCCAACAAAGGATCATCATTAGTAGGCTCATCAGAAATACTCATGTTAGGATCAAGAGGAGTATTAATTGGTTTACAAGCTAACAAACCAAATTCAGAAAGTAAATCAAGACAATATTTTCTTTGATTCAAACAAATACCATCTTTATTTTCAACTACTTCAATTCCCagaaaatatttcaattttcccaagtcttttatttgaaaacttgttttcaaacaagttttaaaattttcaatttccttTTCATTGTTTCCAGTAacaatgatatcatcaacatacaCAAGTAATGCAATAAacacatcatttttatttttggtaaaaaGTGAATAATCATTTTTACTTTGAACAAAACCCATTTCACAAAGAGCACTAGTTAATTTAGCATTCCATTGTCTAGGAGCTTGTTTTAAACCATAACGAGATTTATTTAACTTACATACTCTATTATCTCTTTCATCAAAAAAACCCTCAGGCGGTTTCATATAAACATCCTCGTATAAATCACCATATAAAAAAGCATTGTTAATGTCTAATTGATATAGTGGCCAGTTTTTCTGAACAACAAGAGTAATAAGACATCTTATAGTAACAATTTTAACAACAGGAGAGAaggtctcatcaaaatcaataccTTCTCTTTAACTATAACCTTTTGCTACAAGTCTagctttatatctttctattTCACCATTAGACTTGTATTGAATTTTATAAATCCATTTACAACCTATAGTTTCTCTACCAGCAGGTAATTCAGTAAGTTCCCAAGtattgtttctatacaaagctTCTATTTCATTATTCATAGTATCAACCTAATGCTTTTCTTTACTAGCTTGTAAATAAGTTTGAGGTTCTGTACTTTTATTAAGTTCAGAAACAAAACTGAAACAATCTTTACTAAGATTTGCATACCTCACAAAATTTTCTAAGCCATACTTGGCAGAACTATACACCACATAATCATTATATTTTCAAGGAAACACAGAATTTCTATCAGATCTTCTCAAATTCTGACCTTGAACATTAGattaatcaatcatatcatTAACAATAAgatcattatcattttcagCATTTTCATTAGCAACaaaatcattatcattttcagCAATTACATCACCCTCAGAATTATTTTCATTATCCTCATGTGTTGCTGCAACAACCTCCTCATTGGTAATGTCTTCAGTGACACTGCCAGAATGAGAAGGGTCACTGCCTTCACTACTAGGATATGCATTCTCTCTCACTTCATCATAGGATGTGTTAGGATACTCATTTTGTTCAAAAATTGATAACTGATCAATACTATTATCACTAATAGTATTATCAGTACTGTTATTAAGGTTTTCTTTTAAAGGAAATTTATCTTCAAAAAACTTAACATCtcttgaaaaaaatatttttctatcATCAAGTGACATCAACTTATAAGCTTTCTTTCTATTAGAGTAACCTAACATGATACATTTAATAGACCtacttgaaaagttatcaaaattatttaaagtttttgcAAAAACAAGACAACCAAAAGACCTAAGATGTGAGAGAGAAGGAACATGTCCAAAGACTAACTCATAAGGAGACTTTCCTAAAAGCACAGAAGATGGCAACCTGTTAATCAAGTAAGTAGCAGTTAAGATACATTCAGGCCAAAGACTAAGAGGTATTCCCCCCTGAAACATAAGAGATCTAGCCAAATTAAGAAGATGTCTATGTTTCCTTTCCACaattccattttgttgaggacTATAAGCAACAAAAGTTCGGTGAACAATCCCATTAGTTTCAACAAACTGAACAAATGAATTATTAATAAACTCTGTcccattatcacttctcaaaGTTTTAATGGTTTTTCCAAACTGATTTTTTAATAGATTAAAGAAAACTACAACATTAGCAAACACTTCATCTTTAGATTTCAAAAGATAAACCCAAACTACCCTGCTATAATCACCAACAATAGTAAGAAAATATCCAAAACCACCTCTGCCAATAACTTTATAAGGTCCCCAAACATCCAAATGAACAAGTTCACCTAGTTCAGTAGACACATGATCACTTAAAGGAAAAGGATCTCTAGTTTGTTTAGCATGATGACATATATCACAAACATCCaaagtttaatgtttatattgtAAAACAGGGTGAAGTTTTTTTAACACAATATCTGCAGGATGACCAAGCCTATAATGCCAAAGTTTTTTAGACACATTGCAAGCATAAGCACAATTAATACCTTCAGATTCAtcacaaatataatataatccaTCACACTGATTACCAATCCCCAGAACTTTCATTGCACTCAAATCCTGATTCAAAATGTAACACTTATAATCATCAAAGAGAACTGACATCTTACTATCTTTAGCAAGTTTATGAACAGATAGTAAACTAACACAATATTCAGGAACAGCGAAAACATCAAACAAAGTTAAAGTTTTAGTTAATTTAAGATTTCCAATTTTCTGAATATATGCATAAGTACCATTAGGGTGTCCTACTTTGATTTTTAattgtgaaatatcaattatatCAACCATATTTTCTTCAGAAAAAGTTATATGATGAGTTGCACCAAAATCTGAAatccatttttttcttcttcttgtaaTGTTCGATTTTATAtttgaacaaaaaaattttgaaaattttttgttAAACAACCTACTATTGTTAAAGAACAAACCTGCCATATTAGTAACAACATTCTTTTCTTGAGTAGACTCTTTGATCATAGAAACAATCCTAGCAAGCTGTTCATCAGAAAACTGGACATTTCCATCACTACTTTGTGGTGTAGCAACAGAATTATTTGAAACctttttttgaaaaccttttttctttccaaaatcaCTTGGATAACCAATCAACTTAAAACATTTTTCCATAGTATGACCATTAAAACCAAAGTGTTCACGAACAACAGAAGACTGATTTCTATAACCAGATTGAGTTACAGAATTCTTATTATTTCTTTGAAATAGATTTGAAGCAGTATTCCCTTTATTAACAAATTTAGAAGCAAACACagaattttgagatttttgagacatagaagaagaagaaatcccTCTATGAGATTCTTCTCTAGAGATCAAAGAATAAGCAGTTTTTACATCAGGCAAAGGATCTTTAGTTAAAATGTTACTTctaacatgcatatatatatcatcaagaccCATTAAAAACTGCATAAGTTTCAACAATTGATTATTCTTAGAGAAATCAGCAGCAGCATGACAAGTACATCTAGGCAATTGAATAAGAGCATCAAACTGTTTCCACAATGCATTCAACTTATGATAATAATCAGCAATAGGCATACCATTCTGACACAAAGAGTTAATTTTATGATGAAGATTAAATGTGACAGAACCATCAACTTTATCGTAAGCTTCTTTAAGTTCTTTCCAGATTAAAGATGCTTTCCCAAAAAAAATTTGACCTAGATACAATTCTTCAGCAATAGAATTCAAAATCCAAGAAATTACAACAGCATTGCATCTATCCCATTGTCTACCTAGAACCTCATCAGTATTAGATCTCCTACATGTACCATCAATAaatccaattttattttttgattctAAAGCCAAAATCATTGCACAGCTCCACACCTTGTAATTCTC is drawn from Erigeron canadensis isolate Cc75 chromosome 9, C_canadensis_v1, whole genome shotgun sequence and contains these coding sequences:
- the LOC122583139 gene encoding uncharacterized protein LOC122583139 — protein: MDDDNVNFDYQYETDSDVSNDNVTLISKLDLGSPLHLHPNDSSTLSIVSIKLKGTENYKVWSCAMILALESKNKIGFIDGTCRRSNTDEVLGRQWDRCNAVVISWILNSIAEELYLGQIFFGKASLIWKELKEAYDKVDGSVTFNLHHKINSLCQNGMPIADYYHKLNALWKQFDALIQLPRCTCHAAADFSKNNQLLKLMQFLMGLDDIYMHVRSNILTKDPLPDVKTAYSLISREESHRGISSSSMSQKSQNSVFASKFVNKGNTASNLFQRNNKNSVTQSGYRNQSSVVREHFGFNGHTMEKCFKLIGYPSDFGKKKGFQKKVSNNSVATPQSSDGNVQFSDEQLARIVSMIKESTQEKNVVTNMAGHPNGTYAYIQKIGNLKLTKTLTLFDVFAVPEYCVSLLSVHKLAKDSKMSVLFDDYKCYILNQDLSAMKVLGIGNQCDGLYYICDESEGELVHLDVWGPYKVIGRGGFGYFLTIVGDYSRVVWVYLLKSKDEVFANVVVFFNLLKNQFGKTIKTLRSDNGTEFINNSFVQFVETNGIVHRTFVAYSPQQNGIVERKHRHLLNLARSLMFQGGIPLSLWPECILTATYLINRLPSSVLLGKSPYELVFGHVPSLSHLRSFGCLVFAKTLNNFDNFSSRSIKCIMLGYSNRKKAYKLMSLDDRKIFFSRDVKFFEDKFPLKENLNNSTDNTISDNSIDQLSIFEQNEYPNTSYDEVRENAYPSSEGSDPSHSGSVTEDITNEEVVAATHEDNENNSEGDVIAENDNDFVANENAENDNDLIVNDMID